The Exiguobacterium aurantiacum DSM 6208 genome includes a window with the following:
- a CDS encoding class I SAM-dependent methyltransferase: protein MYIVTTCLRPTETVLERAKAHASDYDVRFVERRKHSIETLMERHQVGVLVFDKRRVEYTPFGTTEPFFFHPSSSVFRVKQLLRGGNDPLVDIAGLQQGDRVLDCTLGLGSDSIVMSHAVGESGHVTGIESEFVTAMLVREGMAVWIEKEEALNEAMRRIEVVHQDALLYLKTCASNSFDVVYFDPMFEKTISESVHLNPLRSLANDAPLSIQLMQEAVRVAKRRIVLKAHFESEAFEQFGFTRVVRKTSKLHYGFIDKETGSF, encoded by the coding sequence ATGTATATTGTCACGACTTGTCTGCGCCCGACCGAGACCGTCTTGGAACGGGCAAAAGCCCACGCGTCCGATTACGACGTCCGGTTTGTGGAGAGACGCAAGCATTCGATCGAAACTTTGATGGAGCGTCACCAAGTCGGTGTCCTCGTCTTCGATAAACGCCGCGTCGAGTATACGCCGTTCGGCACGACCGAACCGTTTTTCTTTCACCCGTCGAGCTCAGTTTTCCGCGTCAAGCAGTTGCTGCGGGGCGGAAACGACCCGCTCGTCGATATCGCAGGCCTTCAACAAGGCGACCGTGTACTCGACTGTACACTCGGTCTCGGCTCGGACTCGATCGTCATGAGCCACGCGGTCGGTGAAAGCGGTCATGTCACCGGGATCGAGAGCGAGTTTGTGACGGCGATGCTCGTCCGTGAAGGGATGGCTGTCTGGATAGAGAAAGAAGAGGCGCTCAATGAAGCGATGCGCCGCATCGAAGTCGTCCATCAAGATGCGCTCCTTTATTTGAAGACATGTGCATCCAATTCGTTTGACGTCGTCTACTTCGATCCGATGTTCGAAAAAACGATTTCAGAATCGGTTCACTTGAACCCGTTACGGTCGCTCGCCAACGATGCCCCCCTCTCCATACAACTGATGCAAGAGGCGGTTCGTGTCGCCAAACGACGTATTGTCCTGAAGGCCCATTTTGAGAGCGAGGCGTTTGAACAGTTCGGTTTCACACGGGTTGTGAGGAAAACATCTAAACTGCATTACGGATTTATCGACAAAGAGACCGGTTCCTTTTAG
- a CDS encoding immune inhibitor A domain-containing protein: MKNRSIRRTTLAAVLTSAMTISAIPVAAGPTNVAPALPTASEHAPFDHHIIDEDRLAKALENRGVIKKGLSASERTKAVEAYISKKQGAAQDPHKHDLHDKAAAAKEKIHNQFEKESNRLLDKAKKGQANYRKGKPNGQVKVDPAKQAGYNGAVREDKVLVLLVEYSDFKHNNVVQEEGYLYSDNFSKEHYEQYMFGDDSFELFNGDKVQTFKQYYEEQSGGSYTVDGTVSEWLTVPGTAKDYGADRPTGGHDNAGPGPRQLVKDALNAAVANGMNLAEFDEYDLYDLDGDGNFNEPDGLVDHLMIIHAGTGQEAGGGILGDDAVWSHRWVVDNSPYRIAGTEAAVPYWGGQVAAFDYTIQPEDGAVGVFAHEYGHDLGLPDEYDTQYTGQGEPVQSWSIMSGGSWAGKVAGTEPTSFSPQNKEYFQKLMGGNWANITEVDLEDINAQGFVSQLDQSVTKSNNPGIVKINLPDKKVKGIEPKFGKYYYYSTKGDNLHTELAIPSVKLGADGQLAFDTRFEIEYDYDYLYVKALSGGKEVVLDVYGDDDTGNDAESTNGEWVRKSYDLSQFAGQDVSIVFEYVTDGGLALEGFALDNVSITSGGATLFADDAEGAEAVKLNGFVKSDGWDEKPHYYYLEWRNHAGADTGLLNGRGVKYNTGLVVWYGDDSFSDNWVGVHPGEGFIGVVDSHPEALIGKLNGKDTVAGSTRYQIADAAFSLDKTIPWYINSTSRGIYDYKAQPGVKQFNDANTYINSLIPDAGKKLPKYGLVVDVVGEAKDNSAGAVWIRKQ, translated from the coding sequence ATGAAAAATCGTTCCATTCGGCGTACAACACTCGCAGCCGTCTTGACGTCAGCAATGACAATCAGCGCCATCCCGGTAGCTGCCGGGCCGACCAATGTCGCTCCGGCGTTGCCGACGGCCAGCGAACACGCCCCGTTCGACCATCACATCATCGATGAGGACCGTCTCGCGAAAGCGCTCGAGAACCGCGGCGTCATCAAAAAGGGCTTATCCGCGTCCGAGCGTACGAAAGCGGTCGAGGCGTACATCTCCAAGAAACAAGGTGCAGCGCAAGACCCGCATAAACATGATTTGCATGACAAGGCAGCCGCTGCCAAAGAGAAGATACATAACCAGTTCGAAAAAGAATCGAACCGTCTCCTCGACAAAGCGAAAAAAGGCCAAGCGAACTATCGCAAAGGGAAACCGAACGGCCAAGTAAAAGTCGATCCCGCGAAACAGGCCGGCTATAACGGCGCCGTCCGCGAAGACAAAGTACTCGTCCTTCTCGTCGAGTATAGCGACTTCAAACATAACAACGTCGTCCAAGAAGAAGGCTATCTGTATAGCGACAACTTCAGTAAAGAGCACTACGAACAGTATATGTTCGGTGACGATTCGTTCGAACTGTTCAACGGGGACAAAGTCCAGACGTTCAAACAGTATTATGAGGAGCAGTCTGGCGGCAGCTACACCGTCGATGGAACGGTTTCCGAATGGTTGACTGTACCGGGCACAGCGAAAGACTACGGTGCCGATCGTCCGACGGGTGGTCATGACAACGCCGGACCAGGACCGCGTCAACTCGTCAAAGACGCTTTGAACGCGGCCGTCGCGAACGGTATGAACCTTGCCGAATTCGACGAGTATGACTTGTATGACCTTGATGGTGACGGAAACTTCAACGAACCGGACGGCTTGGTCGACCACTTGATGATCATTCATGCGGGTACCGGCCAAGAAGCAGGTGGCGGCATCCTCGGTGACGACGCGGTCTGGTCACACCGTTGGGTCGTCGACAACAGCCCATATCGCATCGCCGGCACAGAAGCAGCTGTCCCGTATTGGGGCGGTCAAGTGGCAGCGTTCGATTACACGATTCAACCAGAAGACGGGGCCGTCGGCGTCTTCGCCCACGAATACGGTCACGACCTCGGTCTTCCGGATGAGTACGACACGCAATATACAGGTCAAGGCGAGCCGGTCCAATCATGGTCGATCATGAGCGGCGGTAGCTGGGCTGGTAAAGTTGCCGGTACAGAACCGACGAGCTTCTCACCACAGAACAAAGAGTACTTCCAGAAGTTGATGGGCGGTAACTGGGCCAACATCACGGAAGTCGACCTTGAAGATATCAACGCCCAAGGTTTCGTCTCGCAACTCGACCAATCGGTGACGAAATCGAACAATCCTGGCATCGTGAAAATCAACTTGCCAGATAAAAAAGTAAAAGGTATCGAGCCGAAATTCGGGAAGTATTACTACTACTCGACAAAAGGCGATAACTTGCATACTGAATTGGCCATCCCGAGCGTGAAACTCGGTGCTGACGGTCAGCTCGCGTTCGATACACGGTTTGAGATCGAGTATGATTACGACTATCTCTACGTCAAAGCGCTCAGCGGCGGCAAAGAAGTCGTCCTCGACGTCTATGGTGACGACGACACTGGCAACGACGCTGAATCGACGAATGGTGAATGGGTCCGTAAGTCGTATGACTTGTCTCAATTTGCCGGTCAAGACGTCTCGATCGTCTTCGAGTACGTGACAGACGGCGGTCTTGCGCTTGAAGGGTTCGCCCTCGATAACGTCTCGATCACGTCAGGTGGCGCGACGTTGTTCGCTGACGACGCGGAAGGTGCGGAAGCGGTCAAATTGAACGGATTCGTCAAATCGGACGGGTGGGATGAGAAGCCGCACTACTACTATTTAGAGTGGCGTAACCATGCCGGCGCTGACACAGGCCTCTTGAATGGCCGCGGCGTCAAGTACAACACAGGTCTCGTCGTCTGGTACGGGGACGATTCGTTCTCAGACAACTGGGTCGGCGTCCACCCTGGTGAAGGTTTCATCGGTGTCGTCGATTCTCACCCGGAGGCATTGATCGGAAAGTTGAACGGCAAAGACACGGTCGCAGGTAGCACGCGTTACCAAATCGCGGACGCGGCGTTCAGCTTAGATAAGACGATTCCATGGTACATCAATTCAACGAGTCGCGGCATCTACGACTACAAAGCACAACCAGGCGTGAAGCAATTCAATGACGCCAACACGTACATCAATTCGCTCATCCCGGACGCAGGTAAGAAATTACCGAAATACGGTCTCGTCGTCGACGTCGTCGGCGAAGCGAAAGACAACTCGGCCGGTGCCGTTTGGATTCGCAAACAATAA
- a CDS encoding queuosine precursor transporter: MLNEWLWIPSALLTLGLLVLSYKLFGRVGLFAWIAMASVVANIQVTQQIVIGGFIFTLGNIVYGSLYLATDILNEKYGRHTARKGVWLGFFILIVSTVLMQFALLYEPFEEALFMHESFEALFSMLPLITLGSLAAYLVSQLFDVFIYSKIRAKTGEKKLWLRTTGSTVVSQFIDTLTFCTIAFWGMEWGIWWNIFVTTYVAKFVIAWMATPFMYYAKRTAPQDDETEKAA; this comes from the coding sequence ATGCTTAATGAATGGTTATGGATTCCTTCTGCCTTGCTCACGCTCGGCCTGCTCGTCCTCAGCTACAAGCTATTCGGACGCGTCGGGCTGTTCGCCTGGATCGCGATGGCCTCGGTCGTCGCCAACATCCAAGTGACGCAGCAGATTGTAATCGGTGGTTTCATCTTCACACTCGGGAACATCGTCTACGGTTCCCTTTATTTAGCGACAGACATCTTGAACGAGAAATACGGTCGTCATACGGCGCGTAAAGGCGTCTGGCTCGGTTTCTTCATCTTGATTGTCTCGACGGTGCTCATGCAGTTCGCCTTGCTGTACGAGCCGTTTGAAGAAGCGCTGTTCATGCATGAAAGTTTCGAGGCGTTGTTCTCGATGCTACCGCTCATCACGCTCGGTAGTCTCGCGGCGTACCTCGTCTCGCAACTGTTCGACGTCTTCATCTACTCGAAGATTCGTGCGAAGACTGGTGAGAAGAAGCTGTGGCTTCGTACGACCGGCTCGACCGTCGTCTCCCAGTTCATCGACACGCTCACGTTCTGTACAATCGCCTTCTGGGGCATGGAATGGGGCATCTGGTGGAACATCTTCGTCACGACGTACGTCGCGAAGTTCGTCATCGCTTGGATGGCGACACCGTTCAT